A genomic stretch from Vibrio coralliilyticus includes:
- the thiB gene encoding thiamine ABC transporter substrate binding subunit has product MKTTLSTIAVATLTSFSALAADHTLTVYTYDSFAADWGPGPKVEKAFEAQCGCDVNFVALDDGVSILNRLRLEGDNSKADIVLGLDNNLMAEAQKTGLLAEHKVDTKSVNLPNGWEDSTFVPYDFGYFAFVYNKEKLTNPPKSLKELVESRDDLKVIYQDPRTSTPGQGLMLWMKSVYGDDVTPAWQQLAKKTVTVTKGWSEAYSMFLEGESDMVLSYTTSPAYHLIAESDSKYAAADFAEGHYTQVEVAAKVKASKNEKLADEFMTFILSDDFQSLMPTGNWMYPVTKVALPEGFETLTVPEKALSFSAEEVAQNRKSWIREWQSALTF; this is encoded by the coding sequence GATTCTTTTGCCGCGGATTGGGGCCCAGGCCCGAAAGTGGAAAAAGCGTTTGAAGCTCAATGTGGCTGTGATGTGAACTTTGTTGCTCTTGATGATGGCGTTTCTATTCTTAATCGCCTGCGTCTTGAAGGAGACAACAGCAAAGCGGATATCGTGTTAGGTTTGGACAATAACCTGATGGCAGAAGCGCAGAAAACGGGACTGCTAGCCGAGCACAAAGTGGATACCAAATCGGTCAATCTGCCTAACGGCTGGGAAGACAGCACTTTTGTGCCTTATGACTTCGGTTACTTTGCGTTTGTCTACAACAAAGAAAAGCTTACCAATCCACCAAAGAGCCTTAAAGAGCTGGTGGAATCTCGCGATGATCTGAAAGTGATTTATCAGGATCCCCGTACGTCAACGCCGGGCCAAGGCCTGATGCTGTGGATGAAATCTGTCTATGGCGATGACGTTACCCCGGCATGGCAACAACTGGCTAAGAAAACCGTCACTGTGACAAAAGGTTGGTCTGAGGCTTACTCTATGTTCCTTGAAGGTGAGTCAGACATGGTGTTGTCTTACACTACCTCACCGGCGTATCACCTGATCGCAGAAAGCGACAGCAAATACGCCGCCGCTGATTTTGCCGAAGGCCATTACACTCAGGTTGAGGTGGCGGCTAAAGTAAAAGCATCGAAAAACGAAAAATTAGCCGATGAATTTATGACGTTTATCCTTAGCGACGACTTCCAGTCTTTGATGCCAACAGGCAACTGGATGTACCCAGTAACTAAAGTCGCACTGCCTGAAGGCTTTGAGACACTGACGGTACCTGAAAAAGCCTTGAGCTTTAGCGCAGAAGAAGTAGCGCAAAATCGAAAATCTTGGATACGTGAGTGGCAAAGCGCCTTAACCTTCTAA